The Georgenia sp. TF02-10 genome window below encodes:
- a CDS encoding cell wall metabolism sensor histidine kinase WalK: protein MGEVWLLAVVALVGVAVGAAAMLAARVTERERRAGAPPPPTGGMDDDVLAVLSVLPQIVIVLEADDEVLRASPAAHSFGLVRADALAHPELRALVAGLRRDGRIRDQEVLLARGPVSGAGTLTMQVRVAPLKAGRVLVLVADRTKERRVEEMRRDFTANVSHELKTPVGALALLAETVAEAADDPGTVRRFAEQMRTEARRLGDLVQEIIELSRLQEPDALAGSAPVAVDDVVAEAVARVEVEARSRHVTLVRGGTPGLQVYGDAALLTTAVRNLLDNAVRHSPPASRVSVGVSSRDALVRIAVVDQGEGIPADQRERVFERFFRGDEARSRQTGGSGLGLSIVKHVVRDHGGDVELWSTEGKGSTFTLVLPEARGPVPAGEPAEAGQPAGAEPPAGAGQPAVAEQQDAAGRPGTPERRTPAPEEVP from the coding sequence GTGGGAGAGGTGTGGCTGCTCGCCGTCGTGGCGCTGGTCGGCGTCGCCGTCGGCGCTGCCGCCATGCTGGCCGCCCGGGTGACCGAGCGCGAGCGCCGGGCGGGCGCGCCGCCGCCGCCCACCGGCGGGATGGACGACGACGTGCTGGCCGTGCTGTCGGTGCTGCCGCAGATCGTCATCGTCCTGGAGGCCGACGACGAGGTGCTGCGGGCCAGCCCGGCCGCGCACAGCTTCGGCCTGGTCCGCGCCGACGCCCTGGCCCACCCCGAGCTCCGCGCGCTCGTCGCCGGGCTGCGCCGGGACGGCCGGATCCGCGACCAGGAGGTGCTGCTCGCCCGCGGCCCGGTGAGCGGGGCCGGCACGCTCACCATGCAGGTCCGGGTGGCGCCGCTGAAGGCCGGCCGCGTCCTCGTCCTGGTGGCCGACCGCACCAAGGAGCGGCGGGTGGAGGAGATGCGCCGGGACTTCACCGCCAACGTCTCCCACGAGCTCAAGACGCCGGTGGGGGCGCTCGCCCTGCTGGCCGAGACCGTCGCCGAGGCCGCGGACGACCCCGGGACGGTGCGCCGCTTCGCCGAGCAGATGCGCACCGAGGCCCGCCGGCTGGGCGACCTCGTCCAGGAGATCATCGAGCTCTCCCGGCTCCAGGAGCCGGACGCCCTCGCCGGGTCCGCCCCGGTCGCCGTCGACGACGTGGTCGCCGAGGCCGTCGCCCGGGTCGAGGTCGAGGCCCGGTCCCGGCACGTCACGCTCGTCCGGGGCGGGACCCCGGGCCTGCAGGTGTACGGCGACGCCGCCCTGCTGACGACGGCGGTGCGCAACCTCCTCGACAACGCCGTCCGGCACTCCCCGCCCGCCTCCCGGGTCTCGGTGGGTGTCTCCAGCCGGGACGCCCTGGTGCGGATCGCCGTCGTCGACCAGGGCGAGGGGATCCCCGCCGACCAGCGCGAGCGGGTCTTCGAGCGCTTCTTCCGCGGGGACGAGGCCCGCTCCCGGCAGACCGGGGGCAGCGGGCTCGGGCTGAGCATCGTCAAGCACGTGGTGCGCGACCACGGCGGGGACGTCGAGCTGTGGTCGACCGAGGGCAAGGGCTCCACCTTCACCCTCGTGCTCCCCGAGGCCCGGGGCCCGGTCCCGGCCGGGGAGCCCGCGGAGGCGGGGCAGCCCGCGGGCGCGGAGCCGCCCGCAGGCGCGGGGCAGCCCGCCGTCGCCGAGCAGCAGGATGCGGCCGGTCGGCCGGGAACCCCGGAGCGACGGACGCCGGCCCCTGAGGAGGTCCCGTGA
- a CDS encoding response regulator, translating to MTKILVVEDEPALRDPLAYRLQRDGFDVVAVADGPAALDAHARGGVDLVLLDLMLPGLSGLEVCRQLRRRGDVPIIMLTAKDSETDKVVGLELGADDYVTKPYSYRELLARVHAVLRRGAADPAPEAPVLAVGPVRMDVERHEVTVAGQPVAVPLREFELLELFLRNPDRVLTRGQILDRVWGPGYVGDTKTLDVHVKRVRAKIEPDPARPELIQTVRGLGYKLVSPAGG from the coding sequence GTGACGAAGATCCTGGTCGTGGAGGACGAGCCCGCGCTGCGGGACCCGCTGGCCTACCGGCTCCAGCGCGACGGCTTCGACGTCGTCGCCGTGGCGGACGGTCCGGCCGCGCTCGACGCGCACGCGCGCGGCGGCGTCGACCTCGTCCTGCTCGACCTGATGCTGCCCGGCCTGTCCGGCCTGGAGGTGTGCCGGCAGCTGCGGCGCCGCGGCGACGTCCCGATCATCATGCTGACCGCCAAGGACAGCGAGACCGACAAGGTGGTCGGGCTCGAGCTCGGCGCCGACGACTACGTCACCAAGCCCTACTCCTACCGCGAGCTCCTCGCCCGCGTGCACGCCGTGCTGCGCCGCGGCGCGGCCGACCCGGCGCCGGAGGCCCCGGTGCTGGCCGTGGGCCCGGTGCGGATGGACGTCGAGCGGCACGAGGTGACGGTGGCGGGGCAGCCGGTGGCGGTGCCGCTGCGCGAGTTCGAGCTGCTCGAGCTCTTCCTCCGCAACCCCGACCGGGTCCTGACCCGCGGGCAGATCCTGGACCGGGTCTGGGGGCCGGGCTACGTGGGGGACACCAAGACCCTCGACGTCCACGTCAAGCGGGTGCGGGCCAAGATCGAGCCGGACCCGGCCCGGCCGGAGCTCATCCAGACGGTCCGCGGCCTGGGCTACAAGCTGGTCAGCCCGGCGGGCGGCTGA
- a CDS encoding CarD family transcriptional regulator, translating into MTFAVGETVVYPHHGAALIEDISTRVIRGEEKLYLHLRVAQGDLSIQVPAENVDLVGVRDVVGKEGLERVFEVLRAPYTEEPTNWSRRYKANVEKIASGDVIKVAEVVRDLSRRDSDRGLSAGEKRMLAKARQILVSELALAEKTEEVRAEAMLDEVLAS; encoded by the coding sequence ATGACCTTCGCTGTCGGCGAGACCGTCGTCTACCCGCACCATGGAGCCGCCCTCATCGAGGACATCTCGACCCGGGTCATCCGCGGGGAGGAGAAGCTCTACCTGCACCTGCGGGTCGCCCAGGGAGACCTCTCCATCCAGGTCCCGGCGGAGAACGTCGACCTCGTCGGGGTCCGCGACGTCGTCGGCAAGGAGGGCCTGGAGCGCGTCTTCGAGGTGCTCCGCGCCCCCTACACCGAGGAGCCGACCAACTGGTCGCGCCGGTACAAGGCCAACGTCGAGAAGATCGCGTCCGGCGACGTGATCAAGGTCGCCGAGGTCGTGCGCGACCTGTCCCGGCGCGACTCCGACCGGGGCCTGTCCGCGGGCGAGAAGCGCATGCTCGCCAAGGCCCGCCAGATCCTCGTCTCCGAGCTCGCGCTGGCCGAGAAGACCGAGGAGGTCCGGGCCGAGGCCATGCTGGACGAGGTCCTCGCCTCCTGA
- the ispD gene encoding 2-C-methyl-D-erythritol 4-phosphate cytidylyltransferase, producing MTSAAVLTAAGSGTRLGTPVPKALVPLDGVPLVLHAARGLADAGCLGAVVLTVPAGHVAAFAELFPDGRVPGTALPVTVVPGGPTRQASVAAGLAALPDAVDVVLVHDAARCLTPPALVRAVEAAVRGGHRAVVPALPVTDTVKRVGPPDAAGAEPVLATPDRGALRAVQTPQGFDRDLLARAHGAARARAGREGTAASDDAALVEALGETVWAVPGHELALKITTARDLALAEVLLAGADVDPAAGAAAAGGVGGQSQAGT from the coding sequence ATGACCAGCGCGGCCGTCCTCACCGCCGCCGGCTCCGGGACCCGGCTCGGCACACCCGTCCCGAAGGCGCTCGTCCCGCTCGACGGGGTCCCCCTGGTCCTGCACGCCGCCCGCGGCCTGGCCGACGCCGGCTGCCTGGGCGCCGTCGTCCTCACCGTCCCCGCCGGCCACGTCGCCGCCTTCGCCGAGCTCTTCCCCGACGGCCGGGTGCCCGGCACCGCGCTGCCCGTCACGGTGGTCCCCGGCGGCCCCACCCGGCAGGCCTCGGTCGCGGCGGGGCTGGCCGCCCTCCCGGACGCCGTCGACGTCGTCCTGGTGCACGACGCCGCCCGGTGCCTCACCCCGCCGGCGCTGGTCCGGGCGGTGGAGGCGGCCGTGCGCGGCGGGCACCGCGCCGTCGTGCCGGCCCTGCCCGTCACCGACACCGTCAAGCGGGTCGGGCCGCCGGACGCCGCCGGCGCCGAGCCGGTCCTGGCCACCCCGGACCGCGGGGCGCTGCGCGCCGTGCAGACCCCGCAGGGGTTCGACCGCGACCTCCTGGCCCGCGCGCACGGCGCCGCCCGTGCCCGCGCCGGCCGGGAGGGCACGGCGGCCAGCGACGACGCCGCCCTGGTGGAGGCGCTCGGCGAGACCGTGTGGGCGGTGCCGGGCCACGAGCTGGCGCTGAAGATCACCACCGCGCGCGACCTCGCCCTCGCCGAGGTGCTGCTCGCCGGTGCCGACGTCGACCCTGCGGCCGGCGCGGCCGCAGCCGGTGGCGTCGGCGGCCAGAGCCAGGCGGGGACCTGA
- a CDS encoding DEAD/DEAH box helicase produces the protein MPTAPAAATPGDSFVALGVPGLLARTLTARGITAPFPIQTATLPDTLASRDVLGRGRTGSGKTLAFALPLVARLAALVPSGETLPGRTVPGHPRGLVLAPTRELANQIAETILPLAGAAGLRVTTIFGGVKQTRQVQEIQRGADIVVACPGRLEDLMQQRLVHLDAVAVTVLDEADHMADLGFLPGVTRILRATPAGTQRLLFSATLDNGVDKLVKQFLRAPLHHSVDPAAAPVAAMTHHVFEAAGTPEKTELVRTLASGSGRRMLFTRTKHQAKKLARQLTAGGIPAVELHGNLSQNARERSLDAFSTGEVSVMVATDIAARGIHVDDVDLVVHVDPPAEHKAYLHRSGRTARAGHGGDVVTIVLPEQRADFRSLARAAKIHATPVTVAPTDPQVRALVGEVAPAVAPDRAPVAASRKAAPQPQAAAGRRRGTPSGAGAARGAGRTGGDGARTAAGGTRGAGRGTGQHRGEAGAGAPAGRSRRRRGGAGAPRATDGSRSGGSRSSGGSRPVYTSATGAPAFAGTMQDFGEQRGRRRATASGRAS, from the coding sequence ATGCCCACCGCGCCCGCGGCCGCGACCCCCGGCGACTCGTTCGTCGCGCTCGGCGTGCCCGGGCTCCTCGCCCGCACGCTGACCGCGCGCGGCATCACCGCGCCGTTCCCGATCCAGACGGCGACCCTGCCCGACACCCTCGCCAGCCGGGACGTCCTCGGCCGCGGCCGGACCGGCTCGGGCAAGACCCTCGCCTTCGCGCTGCCCCTGGTCGCCCGCCTCGCCGCCCTCGTGCCGTCCGGAGAGACGCTCCCCGGCCGCACCGTCCCGGGCCACCCCCGCGGCCTCGTGCTCGCGCCGACCCGCGAGCTGGCCAACCAGATCGCGGAGACGATCCTCCCCCTCGCCGGCGCCGCCGGCCTGCGGGTGACCACCATCTTCGGCGGCGTCAAGCAGACCCGGCAGGTCCAGGAGATCCAGCGCGGCGCCGACATCGTCGTCGCCTGCCCCGGCCGCCTCGAGGACCTGATGCAGCAGCGGCTCGTGCACCTCGACGCCGTCGCGGTCACCGTCCTGGACGAGGCCGACCACATGGCCGACCTGGGCTTCCTGCCCGGGGTGACCCGGATCCTGCGGGCCACCCCGGCCGGGACGCAGCGGCTGCTGTTCTCCGCCACGCTGGACAACGGCGTCGACAAGCTCGTCAAGCAGTTCCTGCGCGCGCCGCTGCACCACAGCGTCGACCCGGCCGCCGCGCCCGTCGCCGCGATGACCCACCACGTCTTCGAGGCCGCGGGTACCCCCGAGAAGACCGAGCTGGTCCGCACCCTCGCCTCCGGCAGCGGCCGCCGGATGCTGTTCACCCGCACCAAGCACCAGGCCAAGAAGCTCGCCCGCCAGCTCACCGCCGGCGGCATCCCCGCCGTGGAGCTGCACGGCAACCTCTCCCAGAACGCCCGCGAGCGCAGCCTGGACGCCTTCTCCACCGGCGAAGTGTCGGTCATGGTCGCCACCGACATCGCCGCCCGCGGCATCCACGTCGACGACGTCGACCTGGTCGTCCACGTCGACCCGCCCGCCGAGCACAAGGCCTACCTGCACCGCTCCGGCCGCACCGCCCGGGCCGGGCACGGCGGCGACGTGGTGACCATCGTGCTGCCCGAGCAGCGCGCGGACTTCCGCAGCCTCGCCCGGGCCGCGAAGATCCACGCCACCCCGGTGACCGTCGCGCCGACCGACCCGCAGGTGCGCGCGCTGGTCGGCGAGGTCGCCCCGGCCGTCGCGCCGGACCGTGCCCCGGTGGCCGCCTCCCGCAAGGCCGCGCCGCAGCCGCAGGCTGCTGCCGGGCGGCGCCGCGGCACGCCGTCCGGTGCTGGTGCTGCCCGCGGCGCCGGCCGGACCGGCGGAGACGGTGCCCGGACCGCCGCTGGCGGGACCCGTGGTGCTGGCCGGGGCACCGGCCAGCACCGCGGCGAGGCCGGGGCCGGCGCACCGGCCGGGCGTTCCCGACGTCGGCGGGGCGGCGCGGGTGCTCCGCGTGCGACCGACGGGTCCCGCTCGGGCGGCTCGCGGTCCTCGGGCGGCTCGCGCCCGGTCTACACTTCGGCCACCGGCGCGCCGGCGTTCGCCGGCACGATGCAGGACTTCGGGGAGCAGCGCGGGCGCCGGCGGGCGACCGCCAGCGGTCGCGCCTCCTGA
- the ispF gene encoding 2-C-methyl-D-erythritol 2,4-cyclodiphosphate synthase, whose protein sequence is MLLPRTGIGTDVHAFADPATDRPMRLACLDWPGETGLVGHSDADVAAHAACDALLSAAGLGDLGTNFGTAEPRWAGAGGAELLVETVRRVRAAGFDVGNVAVQVIGVRPRIGARRAEAEAAMTAAVGAPVSLSATTTDGLGFTGRAEGVAAVATALLAPAPGGRTAPARA, encoded by the coding sequence ATGCTCTTGCCCCGGACCGGGATCGGGACCGACGTCCATGCCTTCGCCGACCCAGCTACCGACCGCCCCATGCGGCTGGCCTGCCTGGACTGGCCAGGGGAGACCGGTCTGGTGGGGCACTCCGACGCCGACGTCGCGGCCCACGCCGCCTGCGACGCGCTGCTGTCCGCCGCCGGGCTTGGCGACCTGGGGACGAACTTCGGCACTGCCGAGCCGCGCTGGGCGGGCGCCGGCGGCGCAGAGCTGCTGGTCGAGACGGTCCGCCGGGTGCGCGCGGCCGGCTTCGACGTAGGCAACGTCGCGGTCCAGGTCATCGGGGTGCGGCCGCGGATCGGGGCGCGCCGGGCCGAGGCCGAGGCCGCGATGACGGCCGCCGTGGGGGCCCCGGTCAGCCTCTCCGCCACCACCACCGACGGCCTCGGCTTTACCGGCCGGGCCGAGGGCGTCGCCGCCGTGGCGACTGCGCTCCTCGCTCCGGCGCCCGGTGGACGAACCGCGCCGGCACGAGCTTGA
- a CDS encoding STAS domain-containing protein: MDTAEPLGSVSVLLAPTRSRIVLAGEVDVAIQGELGEACDEVIRRSVPVDLDVRHVTFMDSSAVALIARLAYRMGTPPRLIQPPDVVTFLLDVTKIGDVVEVVEVDPGLDGEPAVDVARADGGPVVAVARAEGLVTVAPSDGVLTEAPGDGDGSLAPGDAIGGTDGDGSIVIEVPVDGAVGSSDAGVDGPPVRYEDLDLAASGSAATPAEPGPTVPVVDPGLRSV, translated from the coding sequence ATGGACACTGCAGAGCCGCTCGGCTCGGTCTCCGTCCTGCTCGCCCCCACCCGCAGCCGCATCGTCCTCGCGGGTGAGGTCGACGTCGCCATCCAGGGCGAGCTGGGCGAGGCCTGCGACGAGGTCATCCGGCGTTCCGTGCCGGTCGACCTCGACGTCCGGCACGTCACCTTCATGGACTCCTCGGCGGTCGCCCTGATCGCCCGCCTGGCCTACCGCATGGGGACGCCGCCGCGTCTCATCCAGCCCCCGGACGTGGTGACCTTCCTGCTCGACGTCACCAAGATCGGTGACGTGGTGGAGGTCGTCGAGGTCGATCCCGGGCTCGACGGCGAGCCGGCGGTCGACGTCGCCCGTGCCGACGGCGGCCCGGTCGTCGCCGTGGCCCGCGCCGAGGGACTCGTCACGGTGGCCCCGAGCGACGGGGTCTTGACCGAGGCTCCTGGGGACGGGGATGGCAGCCTGGCGCCCGGCGACGCGATCGGCGGCACCGATGGCGACGGCTCGATAGTCATCGAGGTACCCGTCGACGGCGCCGTGGGCAGCAGCGACGCCGGGGTCGACGGGCCGCCTGTTCGGTACGAGGACCTTGACCTGGCCGCGTCGGGGTCCGCGGCCACGCCGGCCGAGCCAGGACCGACGGTCCCGGTCGTCGACCCGGGGCTGCGCTCGGTCTGA
- a CDS encoding MFS transporter has protein sequence MDATEAAAVGKAPHRPGAWPVLAWGLWDWGGAAFNAVITTFVFTVYLTSDAFGPGADATLGWALAAAGVVIALLAPVSGQRADRSGRRSRWLAINTGAVVVVSAAMFFVTPDPGHLWLGLVLLAAGNVFFELASVNYNAMLGEVSTPATVGRVSGLGWGLGYIGGIVLLLLVYLGLIAPDVGVFGITDEDGLDVRVTMLVCAVWTLVFSLPVLLTARDAPAAGRRPRVGLLASYRLLLGSIRALWRRDHHIVYFLLSSAVFRDGLAGVFTFGGVIAAGTFGFSPGDVIVFGVAANLVAGVATIAFGTLDDRLGPKRLIVGSLAAMVLAGTLVFVLHDGGRAVFWSVGLALCIFVGPAQSASRTFLARLIPEGQEGEVFGLYATTGRAVSFLAPASFSLAMTLGLAVTGAAGLEEVQYWGILGIVAVLLVGLLLLLPVRSGLRRDSAVVTAAAH, from the coding sequence GTGGACGCCACCGAGGCGGCCGCCGTCGGCAAGGCCCCGCACCGCCCCGGCGCGTGGCCGGTCCTGGCCTGGGGCCTGTGGGACTGGGGCGGCGCCGCGTTCAACGCGGTCATCACCACCTTCGTCTTCACGGTCTACCTGACCTCCGACGCCTTCGGCCCCGGCGCCGACGCCACCCTGGGCTGGGCGCTGGCCGCGGCCGGGGTGGTCATCGCGCTGCTGGCGCCGGTGTCCGGGCAGCGGGCCGACAGGTCCGGGCGCCGGAGCCGGTGGCTGGCGATCAACACGGGCGCCGTCGTCGTCGTCTCCGCCGCGATGTTCTTCGTCACCCCCGACCCGGGCCACCTGTGGCTGGGCCTGGTGCTGCTGGCCGCCGGCAACGTCTTCTTCGAGCTGGCGTCGGTGAACTACAACGCGATGCTCGGGGAGGTCTCCACCCCGGCGACGGTCGGCCGGGTCTCCGGCCTCGGCTGGGGGCTGGGGTACATCGGCGGGATCGTGCTGCTCCTGCTGGTCTACCTGGGCCTGATCGCCCCCGACGTCGGCGTCTTCGGCATCACCGACGAGGACGGGCTGGACGTGCGCGTGACGATGCTCGTCTGCGCGGTGTGGACGCTGGTGTTCTCCCTGCCGGTCCTCCTCACGGCCCGGGACGCGCCGGCGGCCGGCCGACGCCCGCGGGTGGGCCTGCTGGCGTCCTACCGCCTGCTCCTCGGCTCGATCCGGGCGCTCTGGCGCCGCGACCACCACATCGTCTACTTCCTGCTCTCCTCCGCCGTCTTCCGGGACGGCCTGGCCGGGGTGTTCACCTTCGGCGGGGTCATCGCCGCCGGCACCTTCGGGTTCTCCCCCGGCGACGTCATCGTCTTCGGGGTGGCCGCCAACCTCGTCGCCGGCGTGGCCACCATCGCGTTCGGGACGCTGGACGACCGTCTCGGCCCGAAGCGGCTCATCGTCGGCTCCCTCGCGGCGATGGTCCTCGCCGGCACCCTGGTCTTCGTCCTGCACGACGGCGGCCGCGCGGTGTTCTGGTCGGTGGGCCTGGCGCTGTGCATCTTCGTCGGGCCGGCCCAGTCCGCCTCGCGCACGTTCCTCGCCCGGCTCATCCCGGAGGGGCAGGAGGGCGAGGTGTTCGGGCTGTACGCCACCACCGGCCGGGCGGTCAGCTTCCTGGCGCCGGCGTCCTTCTCCCTGGCGATGACGCTGGGCCTGGCGGTGACCGGTGCCGCTGGGCTCGAGGAGGTCCAGTACTGGGGGATCCTCGGCATCGTCGCGGTCCTGCTGGTCGGGCTGCTGCTGCTCCTGCCGGTGCGGTCCGGGCTGCGGCGAGACTCGGCAGTCGTCACCGCGGCGGCGCACTGA
- the cysS gene encoding cysteine--tRNA ligase, protein MSLRLYDSAARSVRPFQPRTPGQVGIYLCGATVQGAPHVGHMRSAIAFDVLVRWLRRTGHEVTLIRNVTDIDDKILARSAEAGVPWWAWAYRFEQEFTTAYDALGVARPTYEPRATGHVPDMVELMVDLVERGHAYRGQPGNVYFDVRSQPDYGSLTRQALENLSVAEDDDGEPDKRDPRDFALWKAPRPGEPPTASWDTPFGRGRPGWHLECSAMARRYLGATFDIHGGGIDLRFPHHENEQAQSHAAGDGFARYWVHNAWVTVDGEKMSKSLGNSLLVANVLASTPAPVLRLALGTVHYRSTVEFSDATLAEATGSWERFTGFVTRAVEVVGEVPTAEVAAQDGTRLPAAFVAAMDDDLNLSAALAVVHEYLRAGNTALAERDDVTVRQAQLQVRAMLDVLGLDPLAPPWRGAGGTGTAEHEALDALVSAVLAERVQARGAKDWARADALREQLAGAGVVVEDSADGARWQLRGRG, encoded by the coding sequence GTGAGCCTGCGACTGTACGACTCCGCCGCCAGGTCGGTGCGCCCCTTCCAGCCCCGCACCCCGGGCCAGGTGGGCATCTACCTCTGCGGCGCCACCGTGCAGGGCGCCCCGCACGTGGGGCACATGCGCTCCGCGATCGCCTTCGACGTCCTGGTCCGCTGGCTGCGCCGCACCGGGCACGAGGTGACCCTCATCCGCAACGTCACCGACATCGACGACAAGATCCTCGCCCGCTCGGCCGAGGCCGGCGTGCCGTGGTGGGCCTGGGCGTACCGCTTCGAGCAGGAGTTCACCACCGCCTACGACGCGCTCGGCGTCGCCCGCCCCACCTACGAGCCGCGCGCCACCGGCCACGTGCCGGACATGGTCGAGCTCATGGTGGACCTGGTCGAGCGCGGGCACGCCTACCGCGGCCAGCCCGGCAACGTCTACTTCGACGTCCGCTCCCAGCCGGACTACGGCTCGCTGACCCGGCAGGCGCTGGAGAACCTGTCGGTGGCCGAGGACGACGACGGCGAGCCGGACAAGCGCGACCCACGGGACTTCGCGCTGTGGAAGGCCCCGCGGCCGGGGGAGCCGCCGACGGCGTCCTGGGACACCCCCTTCGGCCGCGGCCGGCCGGGGTGGCACCTGGAGTGCTCGGCGATGGCCCGGCGCTACCTCGGCGCGACCTTCGACATCCACGGCGGCGGCATCGACCTGCGCTTCCCCCACCACGAGAACGAGCAGGCGCAGTCCCACGCGGCCGGGGACGGCTTCGCCCGGTACTGGGTGCACAACGCCTGGGTCACCGTGGACGGGGAGAAGATGAGCAAGTCCCTGGGCAACTCCCTGCTGGTCGCCAACGTCCTCGCCAGCACCCCGGCACCGGTGCTGCGCCTCGCCCTGGGCACCGTGCACTACCGCTCCACCGTGGAGTTCTCCGACGCCACCCTCGCCGAGGCGACCGGCTCCTGGGAGCGGTTCACCGGGTTCGTCACCCGCGCCGTGGAGGTCGTCGGGGAGGTGCCGACGGCGGAGGTCGCCGCCCAGGACGGCACCCGCCTCCCGGCGGCGTTCGTGGCCGCCATGGACGACGACCTCAACCTCTCCGCCGCGCTCGCCGTCGTCCACGAGTACCTGCGGGCCGGGAACACCGCGCTCGCCGAGCGCGACGACGTCACCGTCCGCCAGGCCCAGCTGCAGGTGCGGGCCATGCTCGACGTTCTCGGCCTGGACCCGCTCGCCCCGCCGTGGCGGGGCGCCGGGGGGACCGGGACCGCCGAGCACGAGGCCCTCGACGCCCTCGTCTCGGCGGTGCTCGCCGAGCGGGTGCAGGCGCGGGGGGCGAAGGACTGGGCCCGGGCGGACGCCCTGCGCGAGCAGCTGGCGGGCGCCGGCGTCGTCGTGGAGGACTCCGCCGACGGGGCCCGCTGGCAGCTGAGGGGCAGGGGCTGA
- the rlmB gene encoding 23S rRNA (guanosine(2251)-2'-O)-methyltransferase RlmB: protein MAGNSRRRGAVRKAGSKKGAVVGSGGQGRRALEGKGPTPKATDRPYHPAAKRKAAAERRAAAAPRAGERRTGGERSAARERPVAGRPGPEGPRTAGEARGPRAAGRAAAAVARTRAALGVGADHELIAGRNPVTEAVRAGIPLERVFLAGGMAADDRLAEVVRTATALGAPLVEVSRSDLDRLTDGAAHQGVVIEVPPYAYRDVADLLARAERAGHPPLVVALDGVTDPHNLGAVLRSAGAFGADGVLVPERRAAGVTAAAWKVSAGAAARVPVARATNLVRALGELKAAGCFVVGLDGDGPTAVADLELATEPLVLVTGAEGRGLSRLVRETCDMVAAIPIASSVESLNAAVATGIALYEVSRRRAG, encoded by the coding sequence ATGGCCGGGAACTCCCGCCGCCGCGGCGCGGTGCGCAAGGCCGGGTCCAAGAAGGGCGCGGTGGTCGGCTCCGGCGGGCAGGGCCGCCGGGCCCTGGAGGGCAAGGGCCCCACCCCCAAGGCCACCGACCGGCCCTACCACCCGGCCGCCAAGCGCAAGGCGGCGGCCGAGCGCCGCGCGGCGGCCGCGCCCCGCGCCGGGGAGCGGCGCACCGGCGGCGAGCGGTCGGCCGCCCGGGAACGGCCCGTAGCCGGACGGCCGGGGCCGGAGGGCCCCCGGACGGCCGGCGAGGCCCGCGGGCCGCGCGCCGCGGGCCGGGCCGCGGCCGCCGTCGCCCGCACCCGGGCGGCGCTCGGCGTGGGCGCCGACCACGAGCTCATCGCGGGGCGCAACCCGGTCACCGAGGCGGTCCGCGCCGGCATCCCCCTGGAGCGGGTCTTCCTCGCCGGCGGCATGGCCGCCGACGACCGGCTCGCCGAGGTGGTCCGCACGGCCACCGCGCTGGGCGCCCCGCTGGTGGAGGTCTCCCGCAGCGACCTGGACCGGCTCACCGACGGCGCCGCGCATCAGGGCGTCGTCATCGAGGTCCCGCCGTACGCCTACCGCGACGTCGCCGACCTCCTCGCCCGGGCCGAGCGCGCCGGCCACCCGCCGCTCGTCGTCGCCCTGGACGGGGTGACCGACCCGCACAACCTCGGCGCGGTGCTGCGCAGCGCCGGGGCGTTCGGCGCCGACGGCGTCCTCGTCCCCGAGCGGCGCGCGGCCGGGGTCACCGCGGCCGCCTGGAAGGTCTCGGCCGGCGCCGCCGCGCGGGTCCCGGTGGCCCGCGCGACCAACCTGGTCCGGGCGCTGGGCGAGCTGAAGGCGGCGGGCTGCTTCGTCGTCGGCCTGGACGGGGACGGGCCGACGGCGGTCGCCGACCTGGAGCTGGCCACCGAGCCCCTCGTGCTGGTCACCGGCGCCGAGGGCCGGGGGCTGAGCCGGCTCGTCCGGGAGACCTGCGACATGGTCGCCGCGATCCCCATCGCGTCGTCGGTGGAGTCCCTCAACGCCGCCGTCGCCACCGGGATCGCGCTGTACGAGGTGTCCCGCCGCCGGGCGGGCTGA